A genomic region of Chitinophagaceae bacterium contains the following coding sequences:
- the porQ gene encoding type IX secretion system protein PorQ: MNYILFIKKNFSLIYFFFFSTVIFFVCKHPSQGQSITDTYRFLQIPIGSRQAALGGHNISLSYGNLSLVYSNPALLDSVPHNSITYQYTYYFVSSSFHHFAYNYSLKEWGNIALGLVNFGYGSFTGYDIYGNQQGNFSVDQTGVKVSYSNRKGHFVMGVSAQYVSDNIASYYSNGLLFDIGSTFDMLGNKIIIGICFKNIGWILKNYTNRELIVPFDMQLGITFKPEKLPIRFSITGTDLIFFRKLYYDPSGKIISKTYSPGVVRNVLQHISFGAEILIKKSVIIMLGYNYKANQELSNENSFAFLGISGGLSVKIKAMELSVAIANYHTSVINFHVGLQYKLPSLLKKRYTHI; the protein is encoded by the coding sequence ATGAATTATATCCTTTTTATAAAAAAAAACTTTTCACTGATATATTTTTTCTTTTTTTCTACCGTTATATTTTTTGTTTGTAAACATCCTTCACAAGGGCAATCTATAACGGATACCTATAGGTTTCTACAAATCCCTATTGGCAGTCGTCAGGCGGCTTTAGGGGGGCATAATATTTCTTTGAGCTATGGGAATTTGAGTTTAGTATATTCCAATCCCGCTCTTTTAGATTCTGTTCCTCACAATAGCATTACTTATCAATATACGTATTACTTTGTAAGTAGTTCTTTTCATCACTTTGCATATAATTATTCTTTGAAAGAATGGGGCAATATAGCATTGGGATTGGTAAATTTTGGTTATGGTAGTTTTACGGGTTATGATATATATGGAAACCAGCAGGGTAATTTTTCTGTAGACCAGACGGGAGTAAAAGTTTCTTATAGCAATAGAAAAGGGCATTTTGTGATGGGGGTATCTGCTCAGTATGTCTCTGATAATATTGCCTCTTACTATTCTAATGGGCTTTTGTTTGATATAGGTAGCACATTTGATATGTTGGGTAACAAAATTATAATAGGAATTTGTTTCAAAAACATAGGATGGATTCTCAAAAACTATACCAATAGGGAGCTGATTGTTCCTTTTGATATGCAATTAGGTATTACTTTTAAGCCCGAGAAACTCCCCATAAGGTTTTCTATTACGGGAACAGACCTTATTTTTTTTAGGAAACTTTATTACGATCCTTCGGGTAAGATCATCTCTAAAACTTATTCTCCTGGTGTTGTGCGAAATGTGCTTCAGCACATATCTTTTGGAGCGGAGATACTTATTAAAAAAAGTGTCATCATAATGCTCGGATATAATTATAAAGCAAACCAAGAACTCAGTAATGAAAACAGTTTTGCTTTTTTAGGTATTTCAGGCGGACTATCTGTCAAAATAAAAGCAATGGAGTTGTCTGTTGCTATTGCCAATTACCATACTTCTGTCATAAACTTTCATGTAGGGCTACAGTATAAACTTCCTTCTTTACTCAAAAAGAGGTATACTCACATTTGA
- a CDS encoding HIT family protein yields MSTIFSKIIKREIPAYIVCEDDNFIAFLDVNPLVLGHCLVVPKKEIDYIFDQEDFVLENILLFAKKIAKAIEKSIPCRRVCLSIIGLEVPHTHLHLVPVNSMADMNFSKTKLIFSKEEMYSITEKIKQHL; encoded by the coding sequence ATGTCTACTATTTTCAGTAAAATAATAAAAAGAGAGATACCTGCTTATATTGTGTGTGAGGATGATAATTTTATTGCTTTTTTAGATGTGAATCCTTTAGTATTGGGACATTGCTTGGTTGTTCCTAAAAAAGAAATAGATTATATATTTGATCAAGAAGATTTTGTTTTAGAAAATATATTGCTTTTTGCAAAAAAAATAGCAAAGGCAATAGAAAAATCTATCCCTTGTCGTCGTGTATGTCTGTCTATAATAGGATTGGAGGTTCCGCATACCCATTTGCATCTTGTACCTGTGAATAGTATGGCAGATATGAATTTTAGTAAGACGAAGCTCATTTTTTCAAAAGAGGAAATGTACTCCATCACAGAAAAAATAAAGCAGCATTTATGA